In the genome of Drosophila pseudoobscura strain MV-25-SWS-2005 chromosome 3, UCI_Dpse_MV25, whole genome shotgun sequence, one region contains:
- the Ate1 gene encoding arginyl-tRNA--protein transferase 1 isoform X3, whose amino-acid sequence MSVSIVKYYGSQLGKCGYCTGIHCSKSNGMHAYRLDCQDYQNLIDRGWRRCGNYCYKLKNKETCCPCYTIKCDALEFKLTKSNKRILRRMNRFLRDGKRDPVEQVARAGNEDDVTASVDAPASEPQPQMPDKSPAVINVEQAVSLAKAQKSKAKPARAAQVPLTQSPSQGSTKSAAVISNKPCKKAKQMRLERRQAKLGDTAQQSSQKAFTQEKSLTDFLSATSETNKHHLKNEKPDDGPEMGYGSFHQQYWLDEKLIAVGVIDILPGSVSSVYFFYDPDYSFLSLGTYGSLREIDFVQTIAATTPALKYYYMGFYIHSCPKMRYKGKLSASYLLCPETYVWILLTDVIRSKLDKNKYQRLNEDAAARDVNEFLLEHLDEVLLLLDATTCMQYKDYVQITGTDSDRVEIIEYSELVGKVCAHRMLYVNMA is encoded by the exons ATGAGTGTCAGCATTGTGAAATACTATGGAAGCCAGCTCGGAAAATGTGGATACTGCACAGGCATTCACTGCAGCAAATCCAATG GTATGCATGCATATCGCTTGGACTGCCAAGACTACCAAAATCTCATTGATCGGGGTTGGCGCAGATGCGGTAACTACTGCTATAAGCTCAAGAACAAGGAGACCTGTTGTCCCTGTTATACTATCAAATGTGATGCATTGGAATTCAAGCTGACGAAGTCCAACAAGCGAATTCTTCGACGTATGAATCGATTTTTGCGTGATGGCAAACGTGACCCGGTCGAGCAGGTGGCACGCGCAGGAAATGAGGATGACGTAACTGCGAGTGTGGATGCACCTGCCAGCGAGCCGCAGCCTCAGATGCCAGATAAGAGTCCAGCTGTAATCAATGTGGAACAGGCTGTGTCACTCGCAAAGGctcaaaaatcaaaagcaaagccGGCCAGAGCTGCACAGGTGCCATTAACCCAATCGCCATCGCAGGGATCCACCAAAT CTGCGGCGGTGATATCAAATAAGCCGTGCAAGAAAGCCAAGCAGATGCGCTTGGAACGCCGGCAGGCTAAGTTGGGTGATACCGCACAGCAATCATCACAGAAAGCATTCACGCAGGAGAAGAGTTTAACTGACTTTTTATCGGCAACCAGCGAAACAAACAAGCATCATCTGAAG AACGAAAAGCCAGATGATGGGCCCGAAATGGGCTATGGATCGTTCCATCAGCAGTATTGGCTCGATGAGAAGTTAATTGCCGTGGGCGTTATTGATATCTTGCCTGGGTCGGTTAGCTCCGTGTACTTCTTTTACGATCCAGACTACAGTTTTCTCTCGCTGGGAACATATGGCTCGCTGAG GGAAATCGATTTCGTACAGACGATTGCTGCCACTACGCCTGCCCTGAAATATTACTATATGGGCTTTTACATACACTCCTGTCCGAAGATGCGCTACAAAGGAAAGCTGTCTGCCTCATATTTGCTCTGCCCAGAGACTTACGTGTGGATACTCCTCACCGACG TCATTCGTTCTAAGCTAGATAAAAACAAGTATCAACGCCTAAATGAAGATGCAGCTGCTAGAGATGTAAACGAGTTCTTACTTGAGCATTTAGATGAAGTACTGCTTCTGCTCGACGCCACAACCTGCATGCAGTATAAGGATTATGTTCAG ATTACTGGCACTGATAGCGATCGCGTCGAGATTATTGAATACAGCGAGCTAGTGGGAAAAGTATGTGCGCATCGCATGCTTTATGTTAACATGGCCTGA
- the Ate1 gene encoding arginyl-tRNA--protein transferase 1 isoform X1, translated as MSVSIVKYYGSQLGKCGYCTGIHCSKSNGMHAYRLDCQDYQNLIDRGWRRCGNYCYKLKNKETCCPCYTIKCDALEFKLTKSNKRILRRMNRFLRDGKRDPVEQVARAGNEDDVTASVDAPASEPQPQMPDKSPAVINVEQAVSLAKAQKSKAKPARAAQVPLTQSPSQGSTKSAAVISNKPCKKAKQMRLERRQAKLGDTAQQSSQKAFTQEKSLTDFLSATSETNKHHLKIVLVDSSDTQHTCAEEVLALYRKYQVIIHNDNPARLTLASMQRFLIKSPLKNEKPDDGPEMGYGSFHQQYWLDEKLIAVGVIDILPGSVSSVYFFYDPDYSFLSLGTYGSLREIDFVQTIAATTPALKYYYMGFYIHSCPKMRYKGKLSASYLLCPETYVWILLTDVIRSKLDKNKYQRLNEDAAARDVNEFLLEHLDEVLLLLDATTCMQYKDYVQITGTDSDRVEIIEYSELVGKVCAHRMLYVNMA; from the exons ATGAGTGTCAGCATTGTGAAATACTATGGAAGCCAGCTCGGAAAATGTGGATACTGCACAGGCATTCACTGCAGCAAATCCAATG GTATGCATGCATATCGCTTGGACTGCCAAGACTACCAAAATCTCATTGATCGGGGTTGGCGCAGATGCGGTAACTACTGCTATAAGCTCAAGAACAAGGAGACCTGTTGTCCCTGTTATACTATCAAATGTGATGCATTGGAATTCAAGCTGACGAAGTCCAACAAGCGAATTCTTCGACGTATGAATCGATTTTTGCGTGATGGCAAACGTGACCCGGTCGAGCAGGTGGCACGCGCAGGAAATGAGGATGACGTAACTGCGAGTGTGGATGCACCTGCCAGCGAGCCGCAGCCTCAGATGCCAGATAAGAGTCCAGCTGTAATCAATGTGGAACAGGCTGTGTCACTCGCAAAGGctcaaaaatcaaaagcaaagccGGCCAGAGCTGCACAGGTGCCATTAACCCAATCGCCATCGCAGGGATCCACCAAAT CTGCGGCGGTGATATCAAATAAGCCGTGCAAGAAAGCCAAGCAGATGCGCTTGGAACGCCGGCAGGCTAAGTTGGGTGATACCGCACAGCAATCATCACAGAAAGCATTCACGCAGGAGAAGAGTTTAACTGACTTTTTATCGGCAACCAGCGAAACAAACAAGCATCATCTGAAG ATCGTTTTGGTCGATTCCTCAGACACACAGCATACGTGTGCCGAGGAGGTACTAGCACTGTACCGAAAATATCAAGTAATCATACACAATGATAATCCTGCACGCCTCACCCTAGCTAGTATGCAGCGGTTTTTGATCAAATCTCCCCTTAAg AACGAAAAGCCAGATGATGGGCCCGAAATGGGCTATGGATCGTTCCATCAGCAGTATTGGCTCGATGAGAAGTTAATTGCCGTGGGCGTTATTGATATCTTGCCTGGGTCGGTTAGCTCCGTGTACTTCTTTTACGATCCAGACTACAGTTTTCTCTCGCTGGGAACATATGGCTCGCTGAG GGAAATCGATTTCGTACAGACGATTGCTGCCACTACGCCTGCCCTGAAATATTACTATATGGGCTTTTACATACACTCCTGTCCGAAGATGCGCTACAAAGGAAAGCTGTCTGCCTCATATTTGCTCTGCCCAGAGACTTACGTGTGGATACTCCTCACCGACG TCATTCGTTCTAAGCTAGATAAAAACAAGTATCAACGCCTAAATGAAGATGCAGCTGCTAGAGATGTAAACGAGTTCTTACTTGAGCATTTAGATGAAGTACTGCTTCTGCTCGACGCCACAACCTGCATGCAGTATAAGGATTATGTTCAG ATTACTGGCACTGATAGCGATCGCGTCGAGATTATTGAATACAGCGAGCTAGTGGGAAAAGTATGTGCGCATCGCATGCTTTATGTTAACATGGCCTGA
- the Ate1 gene encoding arginyl-tRNA--protein transferase 1 isoform X2, translating to MSVSIVKYYGSQLGKCGYCTGIHCSKSNGMHAYRLDCQDYQNLIDRGWRRCGNYCYKLKNKETCCPCYTIKCDALEFKLTKSNKRILRRMNRFLRDGKRDPVEQVARAGNEDDVTASVDAPASEPQPQMPDKSPAVINVEQAVSLAKAQKSKAKPARAAQVPLTQSPSQGSTKSAAVISNKPCKKAKQMRLERRQAKLGDTAQQSSQKAFTQEKSLTDFLSATSETNKHHLKLSLVHVYSEEFKRTLPESYALYRKYQIAIHNDPPKDRRAYQDHLQVSPMKNEKPDDGPEMGYGSFHQQYWLDEKLIAVGVIDILPGSVSSVYFFYDPDYSFLSLGTYGSLREIDFVQTIAATTPALKYYYMGFYIHSCPKMRYKGKLSASYLLCPETYVWILLTDVIRSKLDKNKYQRLNEDAAARDVNEFLLEHLDEVLLLLDATTCMQYKDYVQITGTDSDRVEIIEYSELVGKVCAHRMLYVNMA from the exons ATGAGTGTCAGCATTGTGAAATACTATGGAAGCCAGCTCGGAAAATGTGGATACTGCACAGGCATTCACTGCAGCAAATCCAATG GTATGCATGCATATCGCTTGGACTGCCAAGACTACCAAAATCTCATTGATCGGGGTTGGCGCAGATGCGGTAACTACTGCTATAAGCTCAAGAACAAGGAGACCTGTTGTCCCTGTTATACTATCAAATGTGATGCATTGGAATTCAAGCTGACGAAGTCCAACAAGCGAATTCTTCGACGTATGAATCGATTTTTGCGTGATGGCAAACGTGACCCGGTCGAGCAGGTGGCACGCGCAGGAAATGAGGATGACGTAACTGCGAGTGTGGATGCACCTGCCAGCGAGCCGCAGCCTCAGATGCCAGATAAGAGTCCAGCTGTAATCAATGTGGAACAGGCTGTGTCACTCGCAAAGGctcaaaaatcaaaagcaaagccGGCCAGAGCTGCACAGGTGCCATTAACCCAATCGCCATCGCAGGGATCCACCAAAT CTGCGGCGGTGATATCAAATAAGCCGTGCAAGAAAGCCAAGCAGATGCGCTTGGAACGCCGGCAGGCTAAGTTGGGTGATACCGCACAGCAATCATCACAGAAAGCATTCACGCAGGAGAAGAGTTTAACTGACTTTTTATCGGCAACCAGCGAAACAAACAAGCATCATCTGAAG TTGAGTTTGGTACACGTCTATAGCGAGGAATTTAAACGGACTCTACCCGAGAGCTATGCGCTGTACAGAAAGTATCAAATAGCGATACACAATGATCCACCCAAGGATCGGAGGGCCTACCAGGATCATCTGCAGGTGTCGCCCATGAAG AACGAAAAGCCAGATGATGGGCCCGAAATGGGCTATGGATCGTTCCATCAGCAGTATTGGCTCGATGAGAAGTTAATTGCCGTGGGCGTTATTGATATCTTGCCTGGGTCGGTTAGCTCCGTGTACTTCTTTTACGATCCAGACTACAGTTTTCTCTCGCTGGGAACATATGGCTCGCTGAG GGAAATCGATTTCGTACAGACGATTGCTGCCACTACGCCTGCCCTGAAATATTACTATATGGGCTTTTACATACACTCCTGTCCGAAGATGCGCTACAAAGGAAAGCTGTCTGCCTCATATTTGCTCTGCCCAGAGACTTACGTGTGGATACTCCTCACCGACG TCATTCGTTCTAAGCTAGATAAAAACAAGTATCAACGCCTAAATGAAGATGCAGCTGCTAGAGATGTAAACGAGTTCTTACTTGAGCATTTAGATGAAGTACTGCTTCTGCTCGACGCCACAACCTGCATGCAGTATAAGGATTATGTTCAG ATTACTGGCACTGATAGCGATCGCGTCGAGATTATTGAATACAGCGAGCTAGTGGGAAAAGTATGTGCGCATCGCATGCTTTATGTTAACATGGCCTGA
- the LOC4804500 gene encoding sialin translates to MAVIPCFYVPKRINVAIMLFMACLLSYMMRVNLSINIIAMVEDTSSNENGTVEVLPDYGPRYNWTQSDQALLLGAYFYGYMITSLPAGTLAEMLGARNVAGYSCLVAGILTALTPAAAAWDKYAVFAVRFLIGFLNGVVYPCCHSLVSKWSPPDEKGKFVASLMGGTFGTVITWPISGVIIENLGWDWAFYIVGIFVLIVVAVWFYLVADTPAQHSSISLKEREYIENSLGNTLSNKKKWPPYKELILSMPFWSLMLLHYGSMWGLFFLITATPKFLSEVLGFNLSSAGVLSSLPHVARLICAFGFGGVADWIRRRDWWTVTKMRKAFCLPSHILPGIMLIILAYFGRDPYVCVAIMTISLGFNGAATASNLANSQDLAPNYAGTLYGIINCVGTTPGIFSPLIVAAFTKNENTIDQWHWIFIIGAAAYILPALFFWAFGSGKIQKWNEVETTESREDIVNTKL, encoded by the exons ATGGCCGTCATTCCGTGCT TCTATGTGCCCAAGCGGATCAATGTGGCGATTATGCTCTTCATGGCCTGCCTCCTCAGCTACATGATGCGGGTGAATCTCTCCATAAATATAATAGCCATGGTGGAGGATACGAGCAGTAACGAGAACGGCACTGTGGAGGTCCTGCCCGAC TATGGTCCACGCTACAACTGGACGCAGTCGGATCAGGCTCTGCTTTTGGGTGCTTATTTCTATGGCTATATGATCACCTCGTTGCCAGCAGGCACTTTGGCCGAAATGCTGGGAGCACGAAACGTGGCGGGCTATAGCTGCCTGGTGGCAGGAATCCTGACAGCCCTGACtccggctgccgctgcttggGATAAATACGCAGTGTTCGCTGTGCGATTTCTCATTGGGTTCCTCAATGGCGTTGTCTATCCCTGCTGCCACAGTCTGGTCTCCAAGTGGTCTCCGCCGGACGAGAAGGGAAAGTTTGTGGCCTCATTAATGGGGGGTACATTTGGTACAGTCATCACGTGGCCGATCAGTGGCGTTATCATAGAGAACCTCGGTTGGGACTGGGCCTTTTACATTGTTGGCATTTTCGTGCTGATTGTGGTTGCAGTGTGGTTCTATTTGGTGGCAGACACCCCGGCGCAGCATAGCTCTATAAGTCTCAAGGAGCGGGAATACATTGAAAACAGTCTGGGCAACACTCTGAGCAATAAGAAG AAATGGCCACCATACAAGGAGCTGATCCTGTCCATGCCGTTCTGGTCTTTGATGTTGCTCCATTACGGCAGCATGTGGGGACTGTTCTTCCTGATCACGGCCACACCCAAGTTCTTGAGCGAAGTGCTGGGCTTCAATCTGTCCTCCGCCGGTGTCCTCTCCAGCCTGCCTCATGTGGCCCGTCTGATCTGTGCCTTTGGATTCGGCGGCGTGGCAGATTGGATACGCCGCAGGGACTGGTGGACGGTTACAAAAATGCGAAAAGCATTCTGCTTGCCTT CTCACATCTTGCCGGGCATTATGCTCATCATCCTGGCCTACTTTGGCCGCGATCCCTATGTTTGTGTGGCCATCATGACGATATCGCTGGGCTTCAATGGCGCTGCGACAGCCTCAAATTTGGCCAACTCCCAGGACTTGGCTCCCAATTATGCGGGCACGCTGTACGGCATCATCAATTGCGTCGGAACCACGCCAGGAATCTTTTCGCCGCTGATCGTCGCTGCCTTTACCAAAAACGAG AACACGATCGATCAGTGGCACTGGATATTCATCATTGGTGCAGCAGCGTATATATTGCCCGCGCTGTTCTTCTGGGCCTTCGGATCGGGAAAGATACAAAAGTGGAATGAGGTGGAGACGACGGAGTCGCGCGAGGATATCGTTAACACAAAGTTATAG
- the VhaAC45 gene encoding V-type proton ATPase subunit S1, whose product MLWKSLIALCVIGAALAEQTPVFLWGANSEAKPSLKTVPQAEFADQLAALLKDHMVVAFEENGLSTKDFLCSNSQSQSCYAQLQGVSPKTYYTSVENPSEALRSVATKREHNSIDASGRFASPAKCSVGTALFVSFEDDEDTREAVLESHDSAIAAISKQFECKVAYLYLAAPSTAPVVQRRTRRDTAATTGGTMWVSGNQFRMFYTSVSYNGVPFSVNSISIVNGTTPATQFSVKLATADADKSLTFDVVYSDGGYFSLTNVAYAGQTFRSTGIINAPTTFSYACGNLTLETAAVNGLYNSLSFNSLQIQAPFSSIYKEGFVFGDSWDCVGFVSPAILMGLMVVVILLVIIFIGICWMMDINTMDRFDDPKGKTITINAGAE is encoded by the exons ATGTTGTGGAAATCGCTGATTGCATTGTGTGTCATTGGAGCAGCCTTGGCCGAGCAAACGCCCGTCTTCCTATGGGGTGCCAACAG TGAGGCGAAGCCTTCGTTGAAGACTGTGCCCCAGGCGGAGTTTGCTGACCAGTTGGCAGCGCTGCTGAAAGATCACATGGTTGTGGCCTTCGAGGAAAATGGC CTGAGCACCAAGGACTTCCTATGCTCAAATTCCCAGTCGCAGTCTTGCTACGCCCAGCTGCAGGGCGTGAGTCCCAAGACGTACTACACCAGCGTGGAGAATCCGTCGGAGGCCCTACGCTCGGTGGCCACCAAGCGGGAGCACAACAGCATCGATGCCAGTGGTCGGTTTGCGAGCCCGGCCAAGTGTTCCGTGGGAACCGCTCTGTTCGTCAGCTTCGAGGATGACGAAGATACCCGCGAGGCTGTCCTGGAGTCACATG ACTCTGCCATTGCCGCTATCAGCAAGCAGTTTGAGTGCAAGGTAGCTTATCTGTACCTGGCCGCACCTTCTACCGCCCCTGTGGTGCAGCGTCGCACGCGCCGTGACACGGCCGCCACCACCGGAGGCACCATGTGGGTTTCGGGCAATCAGTTTCGAATGTTCTACACCAGCGTGTCGTACAACGGGGTCCCCTTCTCGGTCAACTCTATCAGCATCGTCAACGGAACTACTCCCGCTACTCAGTTCTCCGTTAAACTGGCCACTGCCGATGCGGACAAGTCACTCACGTTCGATGTTGTTTATAGCGATGGCGGCTACTTTAGCCTGACCAACGTGGCCTACGCCGGACAGACCTTCCGCAGCACTGGCATCATCAATGCACCCACCACTTTCTCCTACGCCTGCGGAAACCTCACCCTGGAGACGGCTGCCGTTAATGGACTGTACAACAGCCTGAGCTTTAACTCTCTGCAAATTCAGGCTCCGTTCAGCAGTATCTACAAGGAAGGCTTCGTCTTTGGCGACTCCTGGGACTGCGTGGGCTTCGTCTCGCCTGCAATTCTGATGGGTCTGATGGTAGTTGTTATTTTGCTGGTCATCATATTCATTGGCATCTGCTGGATGATGGACATCAACACGATGGATCGCTTCGACGACCCCAAGGGCAAGACGATTACGATCAATGCCGGCGCTGAGTAA